The following DNA comes from Verrucomicrobiia bacterium.
ATGTTGAGCACCACGCCTTCGCCGATCCATACGTCTGCGCCGAGCGTGACCACGGCGTGGGCCTGGATGAAACAGCGGCGCCTGGCGTGAACGCGTCTTTCTTTGCCGCCGGGCCGTCTTTCGGCCATGGTGTCGGCAACCAGGCTGAGATAAGCGTCGATGGTTTCTTTGGAGTAGAGGGCCTCGTCACCCTTCCCCGTGGGCTTGAGACGGCCCAGACGCGTCAATTGATGGACAGACGAAACCGGCAGCTTCAGATACTCGCTGACTTCCTGCGCGGTCATGTAATGATGCTTTTCGAGGCGAGTGGATGCGGCGCGTTCGGGCGCGGCTTTGGCCTCGGCGGAGGCCGCGGGGCTGGG
Coding sequences within:
- a CDS encoding helix-turn-helix domain-containing protein yields the protein MTASQGPSPAASAEAKAAPERAASTRLEKHHYMTAQEVSEYLKLPVSSVHQLTRLGRLKPTGKGDEALYSKETIDAYLSLVADTMAERRPGGKERRVHARRRCFIQAHAVVTLGADVWIGEGVVLNMSEDGLLFEFCKDFEPEIPHAKTGSVTLRIKPEPHGTEEYELEGNVARFSLYPQARFGIRFPEPVPAAFLDDVAPGS